One segment of Bacteroides caecimuris DNA contains the following:
- the purT gene encoding formate-dependent phosphoribosylglycinamide formyltransferase, translating into MKKILLLGSGELGKEFVISAQRKGQHIIACDSYAGAPAMQVADEFEVFDMLNGEELERAVKKHQPDIIVPEIEAIRTERLYDFEKEGIQVVPSARAVNFTMNRKAIRDLAAKELGLKTAKYFYAKTLDELKEAADKIGFPCVVKPLMSSSGKGQSLVKSADELEHAWEYGCSGSRGDIRELIIEEFIKFDSEITLLTVTQKNGPTLFCPPIGHVQKGGDYRESFQPAHIDPAHLKEAEEMAEKVTCALTGAGLWGVEFFLSHENGVYFSELSPRPHDTGMVTLAGTQNLNEFELHLRAVLGLPIPSIKQERIGASAVILSPIASQEHPQYRGLEEVTKEEDTYLRIFGKPFTRVNRRMGVVLCYAPLDTDLDALRDKAKRIAEKVEVY; encoded by the coding sequence ATGAAGAAAATACTGTTACTCGGTTCTGGAGAACTAGGAAAAGAATTTGTAATTTCAGCTCAACGTAAAGGTCAACACATCATTGCTTGCGACTCATACGCGGGAGCACCTGCTATGCAAGTGGCTGATGAATTTGAAGTATTCGATATGCTGAACGGTGAAGAACTGGAGCGCGCTGTAAAGAAACACCAGCCGGACATTATCGTTCCGGAGATTGAAGCGATCCGCACGGAACGTTTGTATGACTTCGAAAAAGAAGGTATCCAGGTAGTCCCCAGCGCCCGTGCCGTAAACTTCACAATGAATCGTAAAGCTATCCGCGACCTTGCCGCTAAAGAACTCGGACTGAAAACAGCCAAATACTTCTATGCCAAAACATTGGACGAACTGAAAGAAGCTGCCGATAAAATCGGCTTCCCTTGTGTCGTTAAACCATTAATGTCATCCTCCGGTAAAGGACAGTCGTTAGTGAAAAGCGCTGACGAGCTTGAACACGCCTGGGAATATGGATGCAGCGGAAGCCGTGGCGATATCCGCGAGCTTATTATTGAAGAATTTATCAAATTCGACAGCGAAATCACCCTGCTCACCGTTACTCAAAAGAACGGCCCCACCCTGTTCTGCCCTCCTATCGGACACGTGCAGAAAGGTGGCGACTATCGTGAAAGTTTCCAACCCGCACATATCGATCCCGCACATTTGAAAGAAGCGGAAGAAATGGCAGAAAAAGTAACTTGTGCACTAACAGGAGCAGGACTTTGGGGAGTTGAGTTCTTCCTGAGCCACGAAAACGGAGTCTATTTCTCCGAACTTTCTCCACGCCCGCACGATACCGGCATGGTGACTTTGGCAGGAACACAAAACCTGAATGAATTTGAATTGCATCTGCGTGCCGTGCTCGGTCTGCCTATTCCAAGTATCAAGCAAGAACGGATAGGCGCAAGTGCTGTCATCCTCTCTCCGATTGCCAGCCAGGAACATCCTCAATATCGCGGACTGGAAGAAGTAACCAAAGAAGAAGATACCTATCTACGTATATTCGGCAAACCGTTTACACGCGTCAACCGCCGTATGGGTGTGGTACTTTGCTATGCTCCGCTCGATACTGATTTGGATGCGTTGCGCGACAAGGCTAAGAGAATTGCAGAGAAAGTAGAAGTTTACTAA
- a CDS encoding GNAT family N-acetyltransferase, protein MNRIRQVNLSDIPALQELYQHTVLTVNRKDYTAEEVADWASCGDDTSHWGELFEEQHYVVAENEEGVIVGFGSVNDDGYMHTLFVHKDFQHQGIATSLYKYLEAYAQERGAKRLTSEVSITAKPFFEKQGFQVDEEQKRKANQMCLTNYKMSKQLY, encoded by the coding sequence ATGAATAGAATCCGCCAAGTAAACCTGTCTGATATTCCGGCATTGCAAGAGCTATATCAGCATACAGTTCTGACTGTGAACCGAAAAGATTATACAGCCGAAGAAGTAGCAGACTGGGCTTCGTGCGGAGACGACACATCACATTGGGGTGAGCTTTTCGAAGAGCAACATTATGTGGTTGCAGAAAATGAAGAAGGTGTGATTGTAGGCTTCGGCTCTGTCAACGATGACGGATATATGCACACGCTGTTTGTCCATAAGGACTTTCAGCATCAAGGCATTGCGACATCTTTGTATAAATATCTCGAAGCATACGCACAAGAAAGAGGTGCGAAAAGATTAACATCGGAGGTTAGCATCACAGCAAAACCGTTTTTCGAGAAACAAGGTTTTCAGGTTGATGAAGAACAAAAACGGAAAGCTAATCAAATGTGTCTCACCAATTATAAAATGAGCAAGCAACTCTATTAA